The genomic window GGGAGACTGGTGTGGAAGGGAGCATGTCTGGAAAGGAGGCCTTGGGGGCCACAGTCAGGAGCTTGGGCTCTGTCCTCAGGTCAAAGGGCCAGAGCTGGGTTTTGAAACAGGAGAGAGGCCTGCGCACTGAATCTGGGCCACACTCTGGCCACTGTGGTGTGGAGAGGGGATTGGGGGCCAGCATCTGAGCCCAAGGTGGAGGTGGCCTGGACTGGGCAGTGACAATGGGAACGGAAGTAAGGGGACAGATCCAAGAGACACGTAGGAAGTAGAATCAGTGGGATATGGcgagagatggagaaggggatGGGTGAGGAAGAGCTCGGAGACTGCCGGGAAGAAAGAACAGGCAAGATGGAAATGTGTGGAAGCTCTCTGAAACTGTTGAGGGGATCACGCATGGGCCCAAGTTGGGATTTGGGGAGAAGCGGCGGAAGATGCTAGTAATGGCCACAGAAACCAGCCCAGGGGATTCTCACGCCTCTCCTTTCGAAGACAGATCAGTGATGAAGTTCATCAAGGGTTCGGATGGGCCTCTGTTCCAGGTGAGGGTTAAGGTCTGGGCAGCTCCTGTCCACGTTCTCACTTGCCCTACAAACAACCACTGGGGTAAATAGGTAGGCTTGTGAAACCATCTCCCCCATTTCCAGATGGGCGAACTGATCCCGGAGATACCAGCGACATGGTGAAGGCCCTACGGTGTGAGGACTCTGGGGAGCACAGGCCTCTAAGAGGCCCAGCTCAAGGGGGATTTTGCAGGTCTCTTGAGACCCAGAGGGAAGGACAAGGCGGGGGTCCCCTCTGAGCTGTTCCAAGCCACAgagaatttccttttatttggagGAAGCGGGAGTTCTTCTTTCGTAATGTGAATGTCAGAGATTCTGGACCCACCGGTGACTAAGAGTGTCTGGGGCTCGTGGGTGTCGCGAAGTGCTTAAATACTCGGCCCTCCTGTCATCCGGTGATTACAGACACCTGAGCTGGGACACACAGGACAAGAGCATGGCCAGCCTGAAGATTCTGTTCCTGGCTGTCCTTGTCCTCCTTGCCATGACACTTCAGGCAACTGAGGCAggtgaggctggggagagggaggactCCCTGTAGAGGCCAGGGTCAGACACTGGGGTATCTTCCTCATGTAGCGGAAAGAGTAGTGGACTGAGAGCAGATGACCCCAGTCTGCCGCTGGCTCCGGACTAGTCACgtgcttctctgggcctcggtttacacatctgttaaatgggtagtcttttattttttagtttattatttatcttgacagagagagagagagggggagcatgAGCACAAGGGCTGTGCcaacagcacaaagcctgatgcggggctcgaactcacaaaccttgagactgtgacctgagccgagatcaagagtcggatgcttaaccgactgccacccaggcgccctaaatgGGTAGTCTTGAAGGCCTGGAGTCTAGGATCTGTCtcggctggggtggggggctgtggtGGACATGGCCTGCTGTCCTTCTACTCCAGAGAACTCAAGCATAGGATGCTTGGGGTGTGGAGAAGGAGCCACCAGAAGGAGCCATGTAGGATGGGACAAGGAAGGAGCTGGCATGAGGGATGTCCCCTTGGAAAACTGGTCCTGCTCTTCTACCACTACATTTTTGCTCCAGAACCTGCCCTCAACACCgaggccttcccttcccttctccatctcAGTGTAAATCCTCCTGCCCTGTGTTGGATAAAGGCACGAAAACTGGGCTGGGAGTCGGGCAGCCGTCTTTGGGTTTCCTGAGGGCTTTTCCCGCATCGAAGGCCCCATAACTTGGTGCCATTATCACCCCTTCCATCGGAGGAGGAAACTGGGCCTCAGAGacgttaagtgacttgcccaggaaGGCCTGGTGACTCAGGGCAGAGCAGGCCCCGTACCCAGGTCTGCATGACTGGACTCTGCCCGGGTCCTTATCCTGACTCTCCAGAGTCCcactgtgtgactctgggcaaatgGTCTCCCTCTCTGGATCTCAGCCTCCCCGCGTGCACCGTGAAGGTCACGGGAGGCGTGAGCCGCAGCAGACCTCTTGGATTGCCCAGGGACTCGTCAAGACACGCGTGGGACTCAGCAGGGCCGGGGCTGGGCGCCGAGCGTTTCTGACAAGCTCCAGGTGGCACTGATAGCGCTGGCCCACGGACCTCGCCTGCAGTAGCCGGGGCTTCGTCCTGTGCAGAGTCTCTGGGTCCCGCCTCGAGGCCCCGGGCATCGTTGAATGCCAGTGGCTGCGAATCCCTCTGTCTCCACCTGACCGACCCGGATCGGAGACACTGGGCCCTCAGTGTCTCTCAGAGACCCCGAGAATGGGGACTCCGGGGGCTCAGAGTCCTCCGGGCACCGGCCTGCCACACGGGAACAGAAGTGCCGGCTCAGAGGCTGGGGCTGAGAGCCACCCGTCTGTGCCCCGCCGGTGAGTCTTCTGCACGtctccctcctccaggccccTATGGCGCCAACGTGGAAGACAGCGTCTGCTGCCGAGACTACTTCCGCCACCCCCTGCCCTCTCGTATGCTGAAGTATTTCTACTGGACTTCAGACTCCTGCCGGAGGCCCGGCGTGGTGTGAGTACAGAGCTGGGGACGCAGGGGCTTGGAGAGCCTGCCGGGCTGGCTCAGGAGGGCCCAGGAGCAGGTGGGTGGGCAGACCCAAGGACGGGAGGAGTGCAGCTGGTCTCTGTCCTTGAAACGGCTCGGCCCAGGCTGGGGGTGtaccgagaaaaaaaaaaatcatgcgaTCATTCAACAAATTATTTTGGACGCCTACTGCCTGCCAGGCAGCCTGCCGGGTTCCGGGGATGCAGAGCTGAATGAGCAGGGCACCAGCTGGCGGTTTACACGATCCAGTGCCTAGTGCGTGGAGGCAGCGCAGAGCCGTAGTGCGGGGTGCTCCCATCAGAAGCATCTGGGGCCCATCCTCCCCAGCACCCTGGGAGTTGGCGGAGGCAGCCTATTCTTACCAGAAGAAGGCTGAGGTGACAGAGAGCGCGTCCTATGGCCAGACGTGGTTCTGGGGTGACCGTGCTAACTCGGGTAACCCTCCCCGCAGAACTGCTAGGAGCGCGATtatttccgttttttttttttaagtttatttctttgagaaagagaccgAGAAAGAGTgtcagtgggagaggggcagagagagagggagagagagagagaaccccaagcaggccctgcgctgtcagcagggagcccgaggaggggctcgatctcacaaaccgggagatcacgacctgagccgaaatcaagagtcagacgctcaaccggctgagcgcCTCTGTTTCCGTTTTACGAATGGACAAagaggtgcagggaggggaagTGATTTGCTCCAGGCTGCCCTGTTGGAACCAGGACTCCTGGGTCCTTGTCCAGGGCTTTCTCCTggggttctttttctcctttgcctcttttcctccatttctttacTTCCCTTTCCTTAGCCCGGAGCCCGGGCCTGTGCCTGCCACTGGCCAAGTGACGGGGCCTGACCCTGGGGCTCCAGCTCCTCCAGACTGCTGCCTGCCAAGCCCCTCACCAGGGTGTCTGGGTTTAGGGGCTCATGACCCCCTTTGGGGCTCCTTCATTATCTCTTCATTTGCTCCTCCTTACTTCTTGACCATCCCtcatggtgggtgggtgggggggtgctgcAGGTGAATAACAAAGAAGGTTGAAGTGGGTTTTTGTCACTTTgactctgagcctctgtttccccatcagTGTAACAGGAGTGAtcaccttcatttatttttatttatcagacACGTAGAGAGTGCTTGCTAAATGCAGGCACTGTTACAACCACTTTATaagtgttaactcatttaatccttgaaaCAGCCTTATGTTGTAGGTAGTGTTATGATCCCctttttgcaggtgaggaaatgggCCCAGAGAGGTTTTGGGGCCTCTTGAGTGTCACAGGGCACAGTAATAGTAAGTGGAGGGTGTGATGCTCGATGCCTGACATATAACAGATGCTCAAAGACAGCACATGTGATAATTGGATATTGAGCCAGAAGGGACTCTAGAAAGGATGTGTCTTGACAAATGGGAAGATCAAGGGGCTGAGTCTTGCCCAGTGTCACACAAGCAGCCAGGGCAAGCTGCCCACGAGGCCAAGATCAACActgctgccttctttttctttctgttcattggttttctgtggggtggggggcagatcaGGGGAGTAAGAGAAGCCAGAGCTTCTAGCTTCATGGACAAGCTcttgagaggcaggaagggagcagggctggggcggggggggatgtTTCTGACCACTGGCCAGCTTTAAGTCCACTCCTGCCCACAACAGCTGAGAGCCCCAAGGGCCTGGCCTGGTACTTACAGCACCTTGGGCAAAGTGGGAGACTTAGCCCGCAAATGCTAAGCGATCTTGGGCCAGTGCCTAGTCCTCTGCTTTGTGCTTTGCGCCCCCAGGGGGCACAGTGAATCAGATCTGACCAGCTCAGGCACTCAGGCAAGCTGCTTTACCCCTTCAGGCCCcactttcctcacctgtgaaatggacaGAATGATAGGGCCTCATAGGGTTGTCGTAAGGacttattaagaaaatcaatgttaaggggcacctgagtggctcaaccGGTTGAGTggcatctcactcttggtttcggctaaggtcatgacctcacagtttcctgagtttgagccccgattcggaccctgtgctggcagctcggagcctggagcctgcttcggatcctgtgtctccctctccttctgcccctgccctgctcacattctgtttctctcaaaaataaataaacattgaagtaACCTTTACAAAGAcaagacaaggaaaagaagagaaaatcaatgTTAAAAGTCCAAGCCAGCTCCTGGCAGTGACAGGGTTCCAGAGCACCTACTATCTACTGCTCTGAACACTTCTGTTTATATTAACTCATCTAATCTTCATTCAGCTCCTGTGAGGACCAtgattattatcctcatttcacagatgtggaaactaaggGACGTGCTAacaatggcagagctgggccAGAGGATCTGGCTCCAAAGTTCATGCTCTTGGCTCTCTCCCAAGGCAATATCAGCAATGATCACGAGACTCTTGGGCATTCTATTTCTTGGCCTGACCTGGCCCTCAAGCCTAGACGAAGAGTCCAGGAAATTCTAGctgctcttctcccctctccccgcttAAGAAGTAAGTTTACATACAACAGAGGCCTTGTAACCTTTGAACCGCTCTAGATAGCAGGTACCCCGGCATAGGGTGGGTGCCTCATAAATGTGAAGTGACTCTGTCTAGTGGGCATCTCTGCATACAGTAAGTGACTCATAAATGTTAAGCTTCCAGAGAAGGGATGTGGCATTCTTGCTGCATGCTAATGCTCCCTCATTGCCTCCCTGGTGTCTCCTTCCAGCTTCCTTACGGTCAGGGACCGGGAGATCTGTGCTGACCCCAGGCTGCCCTGGGTGAAGAAGATTCTGCAGAAGATGAACCCATGAGAAAGGGCCCTGCCCTGATGACCGTGGCCTTGGCTCCTCCAGGAAGGCTCACAGAGCCCCACCTCTCGGCCGTTACAGCCGCCCCTCAACACAAGCCTGTGCCGATGGATCTCTCCGCAATCTCTTATCTCTGTGCCTGTAGCTGTCACCCTcagaggagcctccacactgtcactcATCTCCCCTCTTGTCCCTCTAACCTATTCTCTGCCCCACCGCAGCCAGAGGGGCCACAATCCTGGTCAGTTACTCTCCTGCTCAAAACtcttccatggctccccattgccccaAGCTGAGGTGAGAGCTCCTGAGCCTGgcacccctgtccccagccctgcctcatTTCCCTTCACACATGTTGGACTCCAGCAACCTGTTCTCCAAACCCGTGCCATACATGTCCACTTCCAGGTCTTTTTCCAGGCTGCACCTGACGCCCAGGATGCCTCCCCACCACCTGTGTGTGTCCACCCCTACCAGCCCTCCGAGGCACTGCTCAACCCAAGCAGCCAGcaattgagttttatttttcagatgtcCCCTGGCCCTCTGTCTCCTCTTAACAGCCTTGATCACAGTCTACCCAGAATTCTCAGGACTTGGGGAACTCGTCCTACCGCCCCAGTGGCTGGATCAAGGTCCCACACCTGTTACTTTGTCCATTGGCCTTCAACGCAGAGCACGGGGCATGGCTCAATGAATGGCTACAGActgaatcaataaaaataatgttccTCTGCCACGGCCCATCCCCCAAAGGCCCTCACACATCAATACAGAGACTCAAGTTCATCTAGAAAGCAGCCAGTTGAGTCAATTGTGAAACCTCAAATTTACCCAGATTCACCTCTCTTCCCCATTTTACCTCTGTGTTGGGTTTTTTGACTCTTTCTTGTTTCCCTCTTGCTCCTCTAACCTCTGACACCCAGGCTTGACCTCTTCAGAGTTCcccactttccctttctccttccccaaatAACTGATAACCAACTTTATGCTACAGTGTGAATGACTACCCTTGGCTTGATATTGCAAGctctaattatatttctataagaAAAGAGGGCAAATGCTTAAGAGGCCAAAGGGTTGAATGGAAAAGTTTTAGGAACTGTTTGGGAGGGGGACGACGTGGAACTTTCCTGGCCCTGGGAGTGTGTAGGGTATAGTGAAGGGAAAGAGCCTTGGGTGGAGATTGTTCTCACCTGGGAGGGGCCAGGATAAGGCCTGGGACTTGGGGCTTTTCTGCACTTTCTTGGGGACAATAGATTCCCCAGGTCAAGGAAATAAACTTTACACGTGCTCGTTTCTCTCCAAGGGAGCGTGGTGCAGTTTAGCAGGGTGGTTGATGCTGTGTGAATCTAAGGAGACCActgaccctctctgagcctcgcttGAGAATGAGAAGACCCATATTATGGGGTTGCTGTGGGGTTCAGGTCCAAGACATGGGGAACAAAACTCAGTGTCTTCCAGGGCCCAGAGCCCAGGGTCATCTGCCCACCGTGAACACTGAAAGTGTTAACCTGCCCACTGCCTGCGCACAGGGCCCTCAAGCGTCCTGGGATTGCTCTCCCCTCCTGTCCTGCCCCGGTCCCTCGGgccttctgaaaaataaacccTCTACCACAGTGTCTGCTTTGTTCCTTGGCATTTGCTTtccctgggaggtggggcagggggcacgaTCGCCACCTCTCTCCCACGGGGAAGCCCTTAACATTACTGACCTGTGAGCtggcctgcccaaggtcaccctgTGAGTCGGTGGGAAGCCAGGATTAGACGTCAGACCTGGGGAGCAGCTGTGCCGGTGCCGAGAGAAAGCTCCAGACATTCGTCCACCGGGCCTCACCTTCATCCCCCGCCCCtcatcctcctcccccaccctcttgtCAGGAGGATCTGATGAAATCACTCATTCGGTCCCTAAGTCTAGAGCTTTAACCAGCAtattcagccagccagccagccagccagtcaTTTAGTCACCGATTCAATAACCCAACCTCAGCCTTCCCCCTTCAAGCATCAccgcagaggaggaggaaggtgtaTTAGTCAGGAAAGGCTGTTTCCTGCAACAAACCgctccaaaatctcagtggctcaaTTGCACAGAAGCTTTTTTCTTCGCGTGTGACACCTGATGCTGGTCTGTGGGCTCCTACCTTCCACGGGGtcattcagggacccaggctctttCCTCCTCACGGCCCCACCCTCCTCCGGGACCCGGACGGCTCCCCAACCTCCCGCGGATGGGGAAAGAGAACGTAACCTTGTAGGAGGACTTCACGAGCCAGGCCAGGAAGCGCGGCTCCTCGCCTCTGTCCGCCTGCCATTGGTGGAACTCAGTCACGTGGCCACCCTGCCTGCAAGGGATGCTGGGAAGCATAGCCAAGCTGTGCGCGGGGAGAAAGCGGAGTGGGTATGGGGAGCGTCTCCTTCGTGTGCTCCTCAACTCCTCTGGACCTGCTTTCCTGGAGTTCTACCCTCAGCTCATTCTGCCCAAACAACAGAAAAGGACCCTGCTGTCCCTGGGACATCTTCGTTATTTTCTCAGTGGACATCTTGGCACAAGTGGCCTTTGCTCCCCTTCCGATCTGGCTCTCACGGTGGGATTTCCAGGGCAGTGGGTTCAGACACCCAAGAGCACTTGTCTGGGAGGCGGGGAGAAGCATCGAGAAGAGCATACGCCATGCATTCAGATAAGCACAGGAACTCTCACTGGAGTCTGGAGCAAGTTACCtggtctctgagcctcaatttctcccTCTGTGAACAGAGGCAATAAAAGCAGTTATCACGAGGTTAGCAAGAGTACGTGAGATTGTGAGAGTCCAGTAGGTAAGAAGGTCTAGCCTAAGATAAGCCTAAGCCAGTGGGATAAGACAGCCTAATAcacaaaatgggcaaaggctTGAATATATATTTCGCCAAACAAGGTGTATTCAAATgatcaataaacacatgaaaagattctcaatatcactagtcatcaagaaaatgcaaatcaaaacccgaTGGCTGTACCACTCACACTCGTTGGGATgtctgttttaaaaaaggaaaaaaacagagcatgcaactctggatctcagggttgtaagctcTAGTCCCACCttaggtgtagaaattacttaaaaataaaatcttggggtgcctgggtggctcagtcggctaagcacctgactcttgattttggctcaggccatgagctcatggtttgcgggatcgagccctgtgttgggctctgcgctgacagtgcagagcctgcttgggattctctctcccactctctctctctgccc from Panthera uncia isolate 11264 unplaced genomic scaffold, Puncia_PCG_1.0 HiC_scaffold_349, whole genome shotgun sequence includes these protein-coding regions:
- the LOC125917967 gene encoding C-C motif chemokine 22-like, which codes for MASLKILFLAVLVLLAMTLQATEAGPYGANVEDSVCCRDYFRHPLPSRMLKYFYWTSDSCRRPGVVFLTVRDREICADPRLPWVKKILQKMNP